The sequence GCTTGGCATGCGCTGGATCCCCTCCCCACACGTGCCCCGGCCGTACCCTCCTTGTCCACGAGCAGAGGCCGCCGGCCCTTGTAGATGCGGCCATCCTTGCCCACCAGCTCCACTTCGTCACCgagctgggagggagagagcaggctggctgaattcagcatccccaggcaaccctcccacccccagctctccctggggaaacagaggcacacagccctccctgtgctcagcatccccctccctcccagccttgGTCACCCCCACCATGTCCTTACCTTTGTCATCCCTATCTGGATGGGGAGCTGGATGTGGGACTTGTGCAACCGCGGGGTGCTGGGCGGGTGAGGCTGGAGCGTGGAGCTGCGCTTCAGCAGCCGCGGGGTGCTGGGCGGGTGAGGCTGGAGCGtggagctgtgcttcagcagccGCGGGGTGCGGGGCGGGTGAGGCTGGAGCGTGGAGCTGCGCTGCAGCGGGGCACCGAGGGTGTGCTGGCCACCATGCTGCCGCGGCACAGTGGGCTGCTGGCGTTCAGGCGTCTGCGCTTGTGGCCGTGCCACACCACTTTCAGGTACCGTCTGCCCATGGTGGcctggcagctggctggcagcatcGCCGAGGCTCCCCTGGGGGAGGTAGAGGAGAGGGACAGCTCTAAGATTGGAATGAAGCATCCACAAAGGAGCTTGGGTGCAAGGCAGAGGGACactgggcagggctctgcctgggggCCAGGGCTGTGTTGCACAGGTAGATCTTGatctcccctccttcccagcacccaCATGACTCTTTCTATGGCCCTTTAATTAAGAAGCACCTCAGTACCACATTGCTTGACACCTGCAGTTACCTCTACCAGCAGCCTGTGCCGCAGGCAGTGGTGCCCGTTCCTACCCTCCCAAggacagccctggcaggagaagggtggggggctgcagctggggtgggctgAGCCCCAACATGCCCCTCTGGGACACCCTTCCCACGCACTCTTCCCCCCAGGGGACCTTCATGCTGTGTGacacccagggctgcagggaggggcATGGAGGGGGGTGAGGGACCAGTGCCCTCCTGGGGACaccggcagcagcagctcaccaaGCCGAGTGCCTTCTGGATCGTCCTGAGGTCCTCCGCCATGCAGGCCTGTGCCACCGTCACCCCGCTCATCTCCTCCAGGAGATTCCGGTAGAGCGCCACGGCCTAGGAGAAGGGGAGGGCGGGTTGAGCCCCAGGGGAGGGACCCTGGAGACCAGGACCCCGGCTCTGGTCTGTCCAGAGCAGGGGGGGCAGCGCAGGGTCCGGCCcaggcaggcgggcagggcACTGTGGCCAGCGCTTTCCATTCGCCGCGTCTTCGACAGCCAAgaaggggcagcagcccccagggaccctcacccctgccctgggcccATTGCACAACTCGCGTCAGCAGGGACGGAtctggccctgcctgcccgctcCAGGCTCTGCGCCAGCGCTGGAGCGGATCCAAAGGgcaaggagctgctgccccCCCTCGagggcagcctggccagggagGGCAGTGGTGGCCGCCACTAACGAAGCGGGAGCCACCGAGCAGAGGCCAGACCCACCCCGCAGAGGGCGagtgctccctgcccacccccagggGACATCCTCCCGAATTGTGCCAGCCCCGGCAGGATCCGGCCCTGTAGTGCTGGGGCAGCTCTTTCCTTGGCCCTGAGCGCCTCTCGTCCCGCTGGGGATGCTCGGGAAAAGCAGGGCCatgagcagctctgtgccaggcaGCTCAGTGCCCCCCTGCAGCGCCCGCCCATGTCGGGCTGAGCCCTCGGGCGAGCCCGGGGGCCTTTCGTTGGGAGAGGAGGCCCACAAGGTGCTGAGGGAACCTCTCAGCTGCCCAAGGAGCAGGTGCCATCCCCGGCTTTTCAGGAGCgcagaagagagggagggagggagagggtggtggggctggaagCCGGGGGGCTGAACCTGCGGCCAGGGGGCACCGGGTGCTCTGTCGCACCCGCCGCTCATGGATGGCAACGGCGGGAGGGCCCAGAGCCACCCGAGCAGCATCTCAGCTCTTCCTGGCCCAAACTCCATCCCCACCATGAGCAGGGGCTTCAAGCAGGCCTTGCTCTAAGGGGCAGTGCAcagcccccggggggggggggggggggggggggcacctcGGATtggggggcacccagggcacTGGGAGGAGCCTCTACCTTGGAGACACCGCTCACATCGCCTTCCTCCATCTCCTTCACATCAGCGGCTGCAGAGGGGACccgggggctgctggtggtCTTCTGCAGCAGGTGCTCCTGCACCTCCTGGCCCTTGGAGATCTGGCCCTGCGGCCAGGCCTGGGTCCCACCTGCCGCCTCCTCCAGCCCGGGGGAGGCCTCGGCAGGCTGGGCCCCCTCCAGCTGCGTTGGGCtgagcccctgctgctgcccaggcagctcccacAGGTCCAGCAGCCTAAGGAtgccctccagcagccagaggatgccccccagcagcctgcgcAGTTCATAGTAGTTGACGACGGTCGTGCCGTTGGAGTTCGCAATGGcaagctccagcagctggggcaggctgagCGGGGCCGTCTCCGCTAGCAGCGTCTGCGATCTCTTCGATCTCTTCGAGCTCGCCATAGCGCCTGGCCTGGGGGGAACGGGACACTTTCTGCCTGGGGGGCACCTGGCAGAGGCGGCAGccttccccccactcccccctaGCCCGCAAAGCAAACGACGCCCAGCAAAAGTGAGGCAGATATGGgcgggaagggaggggagggggctaCGGGTGCTCCCCCAGAGGTCAGCGCCTGCCGGCCGCCAGCCCGCCTCCCCGCCAGCCCGCACCCACCGCACCTCAGCGGGCTCTGCCGGCCCCGCACCGCGGCCCTGGCTTTTCAaggctcccgccgccgcccatTGGCCGAGCCCGCTGCCCGTCACAGTGGCGCTGCTGTGGCGTCCCCCGTTGCTAGGCGACGGCCCggcgccagccccgccccctgCCGCCAGCGCCGGGCTGCAGCTCCCCCGGGGCCAGCAGCCGCCTCCCCTCGGCGGTCGCCGTCGGGCCCCGGCGGCTGTCACCCGCTCCCTCCGGCGGGGGCAGCCCGCACGGCTCGCTGCCAGCGCGCTCTGCAGCAAAGGCTGGGCAGCAGCGACAAGAAACGCCGGGAAACGCGCGCTTCCAcgcagccctgcccaggccccTGCTCCCACGCGCGCGCGGGACAAATCCTGCACCCAGAGGCATCATCCATCAGACGGGTCCTGAGCAAAAGAACCAACTTCTCTTTCTCAAGGGGAAGGTCAACGTGGGGGTTGTTTGGAAGGGAACGTGTATATGCTCAGAACTTTCTCCTGCCAGGTGagcacctctgccagctccctcagtactcTCGTGTGgatcccctgcagccccagagacCTGTGCATGCCAGAGCGGAGCAGCAGGTCGCTACCCATTTCCCCCGGAcatcattctgctcctcctcctccctctcttccaGCTCAAGGAGGGAATTCCTAGAGGGAATCCCTAGAGGGAATCTGGGCTTGCTATTAACGACAGAGCCAAAAAAAGGCATGAAGTACCTCAGCATTTTCCTTGTCCTTTGTGGC comes from Falco naumanni isolate bFalNau1 chromosome 1, bFalNau1.pat, whole genome shotgun sequence and encodes:
- the LOC121085730 gene encoding uncharacterized protein LOC121085730, with translation MASSKRSKRSQTLLAETAPLSLPQLLELAIANSNGTTVVNYYELRRLLGGILWLLEGILRLLDLWELPGQQQGLSPTQLEGAQPAEASPGLEEAAGGTQAWPQGQISKGQEVQEHLLQKTTSSPRVPSAAADVKEMEEGDVSGVSKAVALYRNLLEEMSGVTVAQACMAEDLRTIQKALGLLGDEVELVGKDGRIYKGRRPLLVDKEGTATSPEQKPASAYSQLGQAAPGIFIQPLHHKYSSVPAERNLGSLGKPTPSSRRASSCRQQD